AGGAGGGGCAGTCTTCTTTTTTTAATGAGCCGACAGACAAAGACGAATACTCATTTTTCCATAAATCAAATGAAACGATTCTGTGACTGAGTGAAGAGGCATCTTCTACTAATATTTTCAACGCTTCGGTCGTTTGAAGGGCTGTGACAGAAGAAACGGCAGGACTGATGATTCCCGCCGTATCACACGTCATTCCCCCGGTCGGGACCGAATGGATCAGGCATTGCAGGCAAGGAGTAACACCGGGTACCATGGCAAAGGAGATGCCGTAGCTTCCTGCGCAGGCACCATAGACCCAGGGGATGTCATGGAGATGGGCTGCATCGTTCATCATCATCCTTGTTTCAAAGTTATCGGTGGCGTCAATCATGAGATCGACGCCATTGAGCAGGTCCAACAAATCTTCAGCCAATACATCTCGTACATGAGCAGAAACCTCGACTGTTGAATTGATTTCTTGCAATCTGTTTTTTGCTGCAACCGCTTTTGGCAAAGAATCGATGGCATCCTGTTCTTTGTATAGCTGCTGCCGTTGCAGATTGCTCCACTCCACATAGTCACGGTCAACAATCGTCAGTTTTCCGACGCCGGCACGGACCAGGGCTTCGGCGTTCCCCGTGCCAAGTGCTCCTGCACCGACAATCAGTACGTGTTTATCCTGGATTTTACGCTGACCATCTACACCAATCGGTGAAAAGAGAGTCTGCCGTGAATATCGATTGTGTGTCAAACGCTCAACCCCTCCACCGGACTGCTGGCAGAGGCATAGAGTTTCTTTGGGATTCTCCCTGCTTCATAGCCGAGTCGCCCTGCTTCAATGGCGAGCTTCATGGCCCTGGCCATCTTCACAGGATCCTCCGCCCCGGAAATCGCCGTGTTCAGTAGCACCGCATCCGCTCCCAATTCCATGGCGTGGGCGGCATCAGACGGTGAGCCAATCCCGGCGTCTACGATGACAGGGACGTTTGCCTGCTCAATGATGAATCTCAGATTGACTGGATTCAGGATTCCCTGACCTGATCCGATCGGGGAAGCCCCGGGCATGATTGCATGAGCACCGAGCTCTTCCAGTTTTCTTGCCAATACTACGTCATCCGACGTATACGGAAGGACTGTGAATCCCTCTTTCAGCAGCTCCTCGGTTGCCTTGAGGGTTTCTACTGGATCTGGGAGCAGTGTTTTCTTACAACCGATCACTTCAACCTTGATCATATCGCAAAGGCCTGAAGCCCTGGCTAGTTTTGCATGGCGCACCGCTTCCTCGGCATTTTTGGCACCTGCTGTATTCGGTAACAAAGTAAAATTGCTTGGATCCAGTTCCTCGAGAAGATTCGGCTGGTTTGGATCGAATATGTCCATGCGTCTGACCGTAAAGGTGAGAATTTCCGCACCTGAAACGTCAACCGCTTTTCGTTGCGTATTAAAATCCGGGTATTTCCCGGTACCTAGCAATAATCTGGAATGGAATGAATGTTTTCCGATTGTCAACAATTTAACCGCCTCCTACAAACTGAACAAGTTCTATGTGATCCCCGTTTTGGACCGTGGTTTTTTGATGATTTTCTTTAATCAGGATGTTTCGGTTTTGCTCCACGATGATCATCCTCTGATTAAGTTTAAAATGGTGTATCAGGTCGTCAATCGTTACGATCGTATCAGGTACTGTGACAGGCTGACCGTTTATTCTTAATTCCACTTTCCCCACTCCTTCTGAAGATATTTAATAGAGGATTTTCCCGGCCTTCAATCAAATCAGCCATCAACACGCCTGTGATGGGGGCAAGGAGGATTCCATTCCGGTAATGGCCGGTAGCGGCAAAAAGCCCTTTCCATTCCCTGCTTTTTTCCATTAGGGGAATCCCGAGCTCCGTTTGTGGTCGGATACCCGCCCACGCTCTATCCCAGTGAGCGTATTTCAAGTCTGGAACTAATGCTGTCGCTTTTTCCATCAAATGCAATAAACTGTCTAGCGAAATGTTTTCATCAAATGAATGAGGTTTTTCCGTCGCGCCGATCAACAGTCTGCCGCCAACCTTAGGGACAATATAGCAGCCGTCCGTAAAGAGCGTTGCCCTCACCAAACTCCTTGGAGCAGTGACGGAAAAACATTCTCCCTTTACCGGATATGCCCCGTAGTTCATATCAAGGTGATCAAGCAGTGACCCGCTCCAGGCACCGGCGGCCATGATGGTGTTTTCTGCATATATGAAGCCACGGTTTGTTTCGACGCCAATAATCCTGTCATCTTCCTTCAAAAAAGTAGATACTTCCGTATATTCCAAGATCTTTGCCCCCATTTTGGCAGCTGCCAAGCCGAGCGCGTTCGAAAGTTTCGGAGCAGAGACGTTTCCGTCGTCAGGGATCCATAAACCGCCTGTCAATTGATCAGAAAGGTTCGGTTCCATGGCAGATAACTGACTCCCTGAAAGCCAGGTGATTCCTTCATTCCTGTCAGACTGTGCGTGCATGCCCATGAGTTTGTGAGCCTCTTCTTCGGATCGGGCAAGCTTGAGCATCCCGTTTTGTACTAGTTCAATGTCAATCCCGCAAATTGATGTCAGTTCTTCAGCCAAAGAAGGATAGAGGCTGCGGCTCGCTTTGGCCAATTGATAAAGTGAACTGTTTGAGGATAATTCTGTATGAACACCCAGCATGCCGGCGGCCGCGCTGGACGCTTTGCCCGCGATCCGATCTTTTTCCAGTATCAGAACCTTTTTTCCTCTTTTCGCCAACTGATAGGCGATGGAACAGCCTATCACCCCTCCACCGATAATCAGCACGTCATATTGTTTCCCCAAGTGGGTCCACCTCCCTTTGCAGTGCCTCTTGATACTTCCTGGCTGATTCTTCAGGGTCTTGAGAGAGGAAGATGCCTGATAATACAGCAATCCCGTGTGCGCCAACAGAAACAATTTCCCGCACACGTTCCGTGGTCACGCCTCCTAATGCGATCGTCGGGACAGGAAAGGCGTGTGCCATCTCTTCAAGCTTTGAAATACCTGCCCCGGGTTTTCCGGGTTTTGAAGAGGTGGGATAGATGTTTCCATACAGCAGGTAATCGGCTCCCTGCCGGAAAGCTTCTTCAGCTTCCTGCAGGTTATGAACAGATGCACCGACTTTTAAATGAGGAAATCTATCCTTCACCATCCCAACCGGTACGCTTTGATATCCTAACTGGACCCTTTTCACATCCTTCAAGGCCGCTATATCGACCCGGTGATTGATGCAGATCTTTTCAATTGGTACGCTTGCATCCCTTAACTGATCGATAGCCGTCACCCAATCATGATCTGTCCAGCTTTTTTCCCGGAGATGAATGACATCTGCATAAGGATGGATAACCTTCACAATGTCTATGACCTCTTCCATTGATTGTGTTCCTGATGAGATGGCATGCAAATGACCCTTTGGTTTAAGACCCATGGCGCACATCTCCTATTCCGAAGATTGGCAGATATGTAGATGCATAGTAACTGGTAATGATGAGTAAAATGACGCACCCAATAAAATATCCGTCACGCAGTGAGTAACCCGTCTTATAGTAATATGTCCGGCGTTCGTCACCATGAAATCCTTTCGTTTCCATCGCGACTGCAATTCGGTGGGCTCGGCGAATGCTCTGGGCCAATAATGGAATGGAATACATGTTCAACTTCAGCAGAAAGCTTTTCCATCCTTTCTGATCCCTGACGCCCCTCACTTTCATTGCCTGTCGGATCGTGACATATTCTTCAATCATGATCGGAAGCAGCCTAAGTCCTGCCAGAAAACTATAAGCATACTTCGGTTTCAGGCCCAGTTGCTGCATAAGTGAGTAAATCAGCAACACCGGCCTTGTCGTCAATGCGAAAAGGAGCCCGAGTGTGGCAAAAACAAATGCCCTAAGACCGATATGGATTCCCCGGTAGAAGCTTTCCTCCGTAATATGGATCAGTCCCCATTCAACCCATGTGGTCTCTCCCTTTCCGAATAAAATCATCGAGGAAGCGGTAGAAGCGAATACGAGAAAAAAGGGAAGCGTCAATATGCAGATGATTTTACTTGAATAACCTGAAAACAATACAAGCAGGGCATAAAAGAACAACGTCAAGTAGAATAACCAGTTGAAATAGTGAACAAAAAGCATGAATAGAAATAATCCGATCATGATCATGAGCTTGAAGCTTGGATTGATCTGATGGAACCATGTTTCTTTATAGTCGAATTGAATATTCATAGTGCTTTGCCCCCAATAGAAAGCTTGCAACAGTCGGCCACCAGCTGTCCCTGTTCAACTGTCCAAACCCTTGTAGCGAATTGGGAACGGATCTTGTCGTCATGGGTGACCATCATAATAGTGGTTCCCTCTTGTTGGAATTCCTGGAGCATTTCAAGCAGTGCAAAGGTATTCACGGAATCCTGCCCAAAAGTCGGTTCATCCAATAATAAGATGTCCCTGTTTCCGACGATGGAAGCCGCAACACTCAAACGCCGCTTCTGGCCCATAGATAGATGATAGGGATGGTGATCCTTGAAGTCTTGCAGATTGAATCTTTCCAGTAATGCATTCACCCTTCTTTTCACCACATGGGAAGGAGTATCTCTGAGACGATAACTGTAGGCTGCTTCTTCATAAACAGTCTGGGCAACAAACTGAAACTCAGGATTTTGAAATACAAAGGAGCACCCATCCGGCGGTTTCTTGCTCGAGATCTGTTTGCCATGCAGTTCATACGTCCCTGAAGTCGGGATGAACTGCATAAGGCTGTGAAGCAAGGTGGACTTACCGGCACCGTTCCTGCCAGTGATGACGATCCATTCACCTCGGTGGATGTCTGCTCTCGGAATGTGTATTTTCATTTCCTTCTGGATGTAACCTCTGAAGTTCTCTAACCTCATGATTTTTTCAAGAGATGCGCTCACCGTTTTTGGCGGCGAGGTTGAGAGATATTCCTCCCATGCTTGTGGATACCAGACACCGATGGTTTTCAGGACGTGTTTAAACGTTTTGAATATGGTTTCCTTTCTCCCATCTGCCATGATGTTGCCGTCTCCATCAAATAGAATGAGCCGGTCAATGATCTCCAACACGTGATCAAGCTTATGCTCAATGATGACGAGGGTCCGGTCCCGGGAGTTCTCTTTCACGGTCTCCCACACTTCCTTCGTACTGTCATCATCCAACAGGGCGGTAGGTTCATCGAGAAATAACGTATCGGGACGGAGGGCGAGAGTTGACGCAATCGCTAGCTTTTGTTTCATCCCCCCCGACAGGGTTGAGATTTTCGTATGGGGATCTTGAAGCTCTAATCCCACCATATTTAACATTTCCTGAATTCTCTGAGGCATTTCAACTTTTGGAACCCGGAGATTTTCAAGCACAAAGGCAATTTCCTCATCTACATAAGGCATGCAAAATTGCGCGTCTGGATCTTGAAACACATAACCGCTGCTATCAGCGGTTTTAATGGTCTCGGCTTTCATCGGCACTTCGATAGACTTTGGGATCACCCCGGCCAAGACGTTGAGCAGGGTGGATTTCCCGCACCCGGATGGCCCTAACAACAATACTTTTTCCCCTTTTTCAATAGTCAGGCT
The nucleotide sequence above comes from Bacillus sp. KH172YL63. Encoded proteins:
- the thiO gene encoding glycine oxidase ThiO codes for the protein MGKQYDVLIIGGGVIGCSIAYQLAKRGKKVLILEKDRIAGKASSAAAGMLGVHTELSSNSSLYQLAKASRSLYPSLAEELTSICGIDIELVQNGMLKLARSEEEAHKLMGMHAQSDRNEGITWLSGSQLSAMEPNLSDQLTGGLWIPDDGNVSAPKLSNALGLAAAKMGAKILEYTEVSTFLKEDDRIIGVETNRGFIYAENTIMAAGAWSGSLLDHLDMNYGAYPVKGECFSVTAPRSLVRATLFTDGCYIVPKVGGRLLIGATEKPHSFDENISLDSLLHLMEKATALVPDLKYAHWDRAWAGIRPQTELGIPLMEKSREWKGLFAATGHYRNGILLAPITGVLMADLIEGRENPLLNIFRRSGESGIKNKRSACHST
- a CDS encoding thiazole synthase, producing MLTIGKHSFHSRLLLGTGKYPDFNTQRKAVDVSGAEILTFTVRRMDIFDPNQPNLLEELDPSNFTLLPNTAGAKNAEEAVRHAKLARASGLCDMIKVEVIGCKKTLLPDPVETLKATEELLKEGFTVLPYTSDDVVLARKLEELGAHAIMPGASPIGSGQGILNPVNLRFIIEQANVPVIVDAGIGSPSDAAHAMELGADAVLLNTAISGAEDPVKMARAMKLAIEAGRLGYEAGRIPKKLYASASSPVEGLSV
- a CDS encoding thiamine phosphate synthase gives rise to the protein MGLKPKGHLHAISSGTQSMEEVIDIVKVIHPYADVIHLREKSWTDHDWVTAIDQLRDASVPIEKICINHRVDIAALKDVKRVQLGYQSVPVGMVKDRFPHLKVGASVHNLQEAEEAFRQGADYLLYGNIYPTSSKPGKPGAGISKLEEMAHAFPVPTIALGGVTTERVREIVSVGAHGIAVLSGIFLSQDPEESARKYQEALQREVDPLGETI
- the thiS gene encoding sulfur carrier protein ThiS, whose protein sequence is MELRINGQPVTVPDTIVTIDDLIHHFKLNQRMIIVEQNRNILIKENHQKTTVQNGDHIELVQFVGGG
- a CDS encoding energy-coupling factor transporter transmembrane component T family protein; its protein translation is MNIQFDYKETWFHQINPSFKLMIMIGLFLFMLFVHYFNWLFYLTLFFYALLVLFSGYSSKIICILTLPFFLVFASTASSMILFGKGETTWVEWGLIHITEESFYRGIHIGLRAFVFATLGLLFALTTRPVLLIYSLMQQLGLKPKYAYSFLAGLRLLPIMIEEYVTIRQAMKVRGVRDQKGWKSFLLKLNMYSIPLLAQSIRRAHRIAVAMETKGFHGDERRTYYYKTGYSLRDGYFIGCVILLIITSYYASTYLPIFGIGDVRHGS
- a CDS encoding MoeB/ThiF family adenylyltransferase, which gives rise to MTHNRYSRQTLFSPIGVDGQRKIQDKHVLIVGAGALGTGNAEALVRAGVGKLTIVDRDYVEWSNLQRQQLYKEQDAIDSLPKAVAAKNRLQEINSTVEVSAHVRDVLAEDLLDLLNGVDLMIDATDNFETRMMMNDAAHLHDIPWVYGACAGSYGISFAMVPGVTPCLQCLIHSVPTGGMTCDTAGIISPAVSSVTALQTTEALKILVEDASSLSHRIVSFDLWKNEYSSLSVGSLKKEDCPSCGHTRTYPYLQYANQTKTAVLCGREAVQIRPASPASINLKEFALMLSTKGKEVMANPYLISFNEGALRFVLFKDGRAIIHGTKETDTARTVYHRYMG
- a CDS encoding ABC transporter ATP-binding protein translates to MHIEKLRLKFPGSERLLFKDLSLTIEKGEKVLLLGPSGCGKSTLLNVLAGVIPKSIEVPMKAETIKTADSSGYVFQDPDAQFCMPYVDEEIAFVLENLRVPKVEMPQRIQEMLNMVGLELQDPHTKISTLSGGMKQKLAIASTLALRPDTLFLDEPTALLDDDSTKEVWETVKENSRDRTLVIIEHKLDHVLEIIDRLILFDGDGNIMADGRKETIFKTFKHVLKTIGVWYPQAWEEYLSTSPPKTVSASLEKIMRLENFRGYIQKEMKIHIPRADIHRGEWIVITGRNGAGKSTLLHSLMQFIPTSGTYELHGKQISSKKPPDGCSFVFQNPEFQFVAQTVYEEAAYSYRLRDTPSHVVKRRVNALLERFNLQDFKDHHPYHLSMGQKRRLSVAASIVGNRDILLLDEPTFGQDSVNTFALLEMLQEFQQEGTTIMMVTHDDKIRSQFATRVWTVEQGQLVADCCKLSIGGKAL